From a single Pseudomonas sp. A34-9 genomic region:
- a CDS encoding MFS transporter, with amino-acid sequence MATIDTTSTGSPPRSGGITKEERKVIFASSLGTVFEWYDFYLYGSLAAIIAKHFFAGVNETTAFIFALLAFAAGFAVRPFGAIVFGRLGDMIGRKHTFLITIVIMGVSTAIVGLLPGYATIGVAAPVILITLRLLQGLALGGEYGGAATYVAEHAPRNKRGFFTSWIQTTATLGLFLSLLVILACRTALGTEAFEAWGWRIPFLLSILLLIVSVYIRLQLSESPVFQKMKAEGKASKAPLTESFARWDNLKVVIMSLLGGTAGQAVVWYTGQFYALFFLLQTLKIDPQTANLLIAGSLLIGTPFFVIFGSLSDRIGRKPIIMVGCMLAALTYFPIFHALTQYGNPDVFIAQEKNPVKVIANPDQCSFQFDPVGKAKFTSSCDLAKTLLAKRAIPYENVIAEPGTVAQVRIGDKVVESFEGSALPAADFKTRNDAFTATLGTALKDAGYPEKADPAKTNYPMVLLLLTVLVIYVTMVYGPIAAWLVELFPTRIRYTSMSLPYHIGNGWFGGFLPTVAFAMVAATGDIYYGLWYPIVIAVMTAVLGTFFLPETKDRDILKD; translated from the coding sequence ATGGCCACAATCGACACAACATCCACCGGCAGTCCACCGCGCAGCGGCGGCATCACCAAAGAGGAACGCAAGGTCATCTTCGCCTCGTCCCTCGGTACGGTTTTCGAGTGGTACGACTTTTATCTCTACGGCTCGCTGGCGGCGATCATCGCCAAGCACTTCTTCGCCGGCGTCAACGAAACCACCGCATTCATTTTTGCCCTGCTGGCGTTTGCAGCGGGGTTTGCGGTGCGGCCATTCGGGGCGATCGTGTTCGGCCGGCTCGGCGACATGATCGGGCGCAAGCACACGTTTCTCATCACCATCGTCATCATGGGTGTCTCAACGGCGATTGTCGGTCTGTTGCCCGGCTATGCAACCATCGGCGTCGCCGCCCCGGTCATTCTGATTACCCTGCGCTTGCTGCAAGGCCTGGCGCTGGGTGGTGAGTACGGCGGTGCAGCGACGTATGTGGCCGAACACGCGCCACGCAACAAGCGCGGCTTCTTCACTTCATGGATTCAAACCACCGCGACCCTTGGCCTGTTTCTGTCGCTGCTGGTGATCCTCGCCTGCCGCACCGCGCTGGGCACCGAAGCCTTCGAGGCGTGGGGCTGGCGGATTCCATTTCTGCTGTCGATCCTGCTGCTGATCGTCTCGGTGTACATCCGCCTGCAACTGAGCGAGTCGCCGGTATTCCAGAAGATGAAGGCCGAAGGCAAGGCGTCGAAAGCGCCGCTGACCGAATCCTTCGCGCGCTGGGACAACCTCAAAGTAGTGATCATGTCGCTGCTCGGCGGTACAGCGGGGCAAGCGGTGGTCTGGTACACCGGGCAGTTCTACGCGTTGTTCTTCCTGTTGCAGACACTGAAGATCGACCCGCAAACCGCCAACCTGTTGATCGCCGGTTCGCTGCTGATCGGCACGCCGTTCTTCGTGATTTTCGGCAGCCTCTCCGACCGCATCGGGCGCAAGCCGATCATCATGGTCGGCTGCATGCTGGCGGCGCTGACCTACTTCCCGATCTTCCATGCGCTGACCCAGTACGGTAACCCCGACGTGTTCATCGCTCAGGAGAAGAACCCGGTCAAAGTGATCGCCAACCCCGATCAATGCTCGTTCCAGTTCGACCCGGTGGGCAAGGCCAAATTCACCAGCTCCTGCGACCTGGCCAAGACCCTGCTGGCGAAACGGGCGATCCCGTATGAGAACGTGATCGCCGAACCTGGCACCGTCGCGCAAGTGCGCATTGGCGACAAAGTCGTCGAGAGTTTCGAAGGCAGTGCGCTACCGGCCGCCGACTTCAAGACCCGCAACGATGCGTTCACCGCGACCCTCGGCACTGCACTCAAAGATGCCGGTTATCCGGAGAAAGCCGACCCGGCGAAAACCAACTATCCGATGGTGCTGCTCCTGCTCACCGTACTGGTGATCTACGTGACCATGGTCTACGGCCCGATTGCGGCGTGGCTGGTCGAGCTGTTCCCGACCCGCATTCGCTACACCTCGATGTCGCTGCCGTATCACATTGGTAACGGCTGGTTTGGCGGCTTCCTGCCGACGGTGGCTTTTGCCATGGTTGCCGCGACCGGGGATATTTATTACGGCTTGTGGTACCCGATCGTGATTGCGGTGATGACGGCGGTACTGGGCACGTTCTTCCTGCCGGAAACCAAGGATCGCGACATTCTCAAGGACTGA
- a CDS encoding DUF1801 domain-containing protein has translation MTKAEGNESASTLIDQRIAELGDWRGETLAQIRAIVHKADPEVVEEWKWRGVPTWSHGGIISTGETYKTAVKMTFAKGASLDDPAGLFNASLEGNTRRAIDFHEGERIDEKALIALIRAAVKLNTAKKPSP, from the coding sequence ATGACGAAAGCAGAGGGCAATGAATCCGCGTCGACACTCATCGACCAACGCATCGCCGAACTGGGCGACTGGCGCGGTGAAACGCTGGCACAAATCCGCGCAATCGTGCACAAGGCTGATCCTGAAGTGGTCGAAGAGTGGAAATGGCGGGGTGTGCCGACGTGGTCGCATGGCGGCATTATCAGTACCGGCGAGACGTACAAGACTGCAGTGAAAATGACCTTCGCCAAGGGCGCTTCACTGGATGATCCGGCCGGGTTGTTCAATGCCAGTCTGGAGGGCAATACGCGGCGGGCGATTGACTTTCATGAGGGTGAGCGGATTGATGAAAAGGCGTTGATTGCGCTGATTCGGGCGGCCGTGAAACTCAATACGGCGAAGAAGCCCTCACCCTAG
- a CDS encoding LTA synthase family protein → MGWLQSRRLRYGVGAAGLAFLLLATLRLVFVLGFSGLDVSAFADNPQLCETLGIGLRFDLRLAVLLILPLAVLAWLPRWNLTRVALLHRVARGYWLLALGGVGLVYIIDFGHYAYLGVRINATVLRYLEDAQISQQMIWESYPVLWIALGWLAVLALWFYGFLRLERATLARQPRFIRRTSRALGAGFGLVTVLLALLGRVEHLNLQNPVPLRWSDAFFSGNAQIAAVGLNPVLFLYDTLKAGQAQFDEAQVREHYPAIARYLGVDQPDPQRLTFERQQTVQPYRLAGAPNVMFVMLESLGTSAVGAYGNPLNPTPNLDQLATESWFFRHFYVPVTGTAKTVWASITGVPDVTRQETATRHPLITRQHTLINAFSDYQKLYMIGGNAGWANINALIQQSIEGVQLYQESDWRSPLVDVWGISDLDLFKESDRILRDLPKDRPFFAYVQTSGNHRPFTIPKDNDGFQISNLSLAQVQAAGSRSVEQYNAVRLLDFNIGKLMELAKAGGYYDNTIFVFFGDHNTRISQIPHMPPAFEQLGLESNHVPMLIHAPGLLKPKVIDEAVGLVDLLPTVAGMAGIPFNNGAMGRDVQQPAPEGERVVPLVLREGTFPLIGGVTQHHLLQMQHDGSAPTLHDLRSATPRDNVAEQNPVEFQRLVELTRGLHESARLMLYRNVR, encoded by the coding sequence ATGGGTTGGTTGCAATCGCGACGCCTGCGCTACGGCGTAGGGGCGGCAGGTTTGGCGTTTTTACTGTTGGCCACACTGCGGCTGGTGTTTGTGCTGGGTTTTTCCGGTCTCGACGTCAGCGCGTTTGCCGACAACCCGCAACTGTGCGAAACCCTCGGCATCGGTCTGCGCTTCGACCTGCGTCTGGCGGTGCTGTTGATATTGCCGCTGGCCGTATTGGCCTGGCTGCCGCGCTGGAACCTGACGCGTGTGGCGCTGCTGCACCGTGTAGCGCGAGGCTATTGGTTGCTGGCGTTGGGTGGGGTCGGTCTGGTTTACATCATCGATTTTGGCCATTACGCCTACCTCGGCGTGCGCATCAACGCCACGGTGCTGCGGTATTTGGAAGATGCGCAGATTTCGCAGCAGATGATTTGGGAAAGCTACCCGGTGCTGTGGATTGCCCTCGGCTGGCTGGCGGTGCTGGCGCTGTGGTTCTACGGATTCCTGCGCCTGGAACGCGCGACGCTGGCGCGGCAACCTCGGTTCATCCGCCGTACCTCGCGAGCCTTGGGCGCTGGATTCGGCTTAGTCACCGTGCTGCTGGCGTTGCTCGGTCGCGTCGAACATCTCAATCTGCAAAATCCGGTGCCGTTGCGCTGGAGCGATGCGTTTTTCTCCGGCAATGCGCAGATTGCCGCCGTAGGCCTGAACCCGGTGCTGTTCCTGTACGACACGCTCAAGGCCGGGCAGGCGCAATTCGATGAAGCCCAGGTGCGCGAGCATTACCCGGCGATTGCGCGGTACTTGGGTGTCGATCAGCCGGACCCGCAACGCCTCACCTTCGAGCGACAGCAAACTGTGCAGCCGTATCGGCTCGCGGGCGCGCCGAACGTGATGTTCGTCATGCTCGAATCGTTGGGCACCAGCGCGGTGGGCGCCTACGGCAACCCGCTGAACCCGACGCCGAATCTCGATCAACTGGCGACCGAGAGCTGGTTTTTTCGACACTTTTACGTGCCGGTCACCGGCACCGCAAAAACCGTGTGGGCGAGCATCACCGGGGTGCCGGACGTGACCCGTCAGGAGACGGCCACCCGCCATCCGCTGATCACCCGCCAGCACACGCTGATCAATGCGTTCAGCGATTATCAGAAGCTCTACATGATCGGCGGCAACGCCGGCTGGGCAAACATCAATGCGCTGATTCAGCAAAGCATCGAAGGCGTGCAGCTGTATCAGGAAAGCGACTGGCGTTCGCCGCTGGTGGACGTGTGGGGGATTTCCGACCTGGATCTGTTCAAGGAAAGCGACCGCATCCTGCGTGATCTGCCCAAGGACCGCCCCTTCTTCGCCTACGTGCAAACCTCGGGCAACCACCGGCCGTTCACCATCCCCAAGGACAACGACGGTTTCCAGATCAGTAATCTGTCGCTTGCGCAGGTGCAAGCGGCCGGCTCACGCAGCGTCGAGCAATACAACGCCGTGCGCCTGCTGGACTTCAACATCGGCAAACTGATGGAACTGGCCAAGGCCGGCGGCTATTACGACAACACGATTTTCGTGTTCTTCGGCGACCACAACACCCGCATCAGCCAGATCCCGCACATGCCGCCGGCCTTCGAGCAACTGGGCCTGGAAAGCAACCATGTGCCGATGCTGATTCATGCGCCGGGCTTGCTCAAACCCAAGGTCATCGATGAGGCGGTAGGACTGGTGGACCTGTTGCCGACCGTGGCGGGCATGGCCGGTATCCCGTTCAACAACGGCGCCATGGGCCGTGATGTTCAACAACCAGCGCCAGAAGGCGAACGCGTGGTGCCGCTGGTGTTGCGTGAAGGCACCTTCCCGTTGATTGGCGGCGTGACTCAACATCATCTGCTGCAAATGCAACACGACGGCAGCGCGCCGACCTTGCACGACTTGCGCTCGGCAACACCGCGAGACAACGTCGCCGAGCAGAATCCTGTCGAATTCCAGCGGCTGGTCGAGCTGACGCGGGGGCTGCATGAAAGTGCGCGGCTGATGCTGTATCGCAACGTGCGCTGA
- a CDS encoding sialidase family protein, translating to MRALSFRLTFILGSLAVCLIFLAAWRSHPSHVLAPFARSTVPVDATRQATEPMYNSRFVSSQLDDFVHSSSVTALPGGDLMAVWFAGSREGAADVQIRTARFDAKTAEWGAEHVLATRESTRDGTRRYIRKLGNPVIALAPDQRLWMFYVSVSIGGWATSAINAMVSEDFGRSWSTPRQLITSPFFNISTLVRAAPVFHADGSIGLPVYHEFMGKFAEYLYLSADGAVIDKFRISRGKHSLQPTIVPLDSQRAVAMLRYAGETHHRVLASHTYDAGQTWSEPYPLEPANPNSLLAAVGTADDGLLVALNDLQDGRFKLSLYGTDANLNDWRSVIDLDQSPDPLGQPFAPEAYKAIIGEGFRASSGARRLPLEQRFLSNLDYRVCKPRGCDFEYEYPYFSRGPDGLYHLVYSWNNTFIKHVSFNDAWLAERL from the coding sequence ATGCGTGCGTTGTCCTTTCGCTTGACGTTCATTCTCGGCAGCCTCGCGGTGTGCCTGATTTTTCTCGCGGCGTGGCGCAGCCATCCGTCCCACGTGCTGGCGCCCTTCGCGCGCTCGACAGTGCCGGTTGATGCCACACGGCAAGCCACCGAACCGATGTACAACAGCCGTTTTGTCTCCTCGCAACTGGACGATTTTGTGCACTCGTCATCGGTCACGGCGCTGCCCGGCGGCGACCTGATGGCGGTGTGGTTTGCCGGCTCGCGCGAAGGTGCTGCCGACGTGCAGATCCGCACCGCGCGGTTCGACGCGAAAACCGCGGAGTGGGGCGCCGAGCATGTGCTGGCGACCCGTGAATCCACGCGTGACGGCACGCGCCGCTACATCCGTAAACTCGGCAACCCGGTGATCGCTCTCGCGCCGGACCAGCGCTTGTGGATGTTCTATGTGTCGGTGTCCATCGGCGGCTGGGCCACCAGTGCGATCAATGCGATGGTCTCCGAAGACTTCGGACGCAGTTGGTCGACGCCACGGCAATTGATCACCTCGCCGTTTTTCAACATCAGCACGCTGGTGCGCGCCGCACCGGTGTTTCATGCCGACGGCTCGATCGGTTTGCCGGTGTATCACGAATTCATGGGCAAGTTTGCCGAGTATCTGTACCTGAGTGCCGATGGCGCGGTGATCGACAAATTCCGCATCAGCCGAGGCAAACACTCGTTGCAGCCGACCATTGTGCCGCTGGACAGCCAGCGTGCCGTTGCGATGTTGCGCTATGCCGGCGAGACTCATCATCGCGTGCTCGCCAGCCACACCTACGACGCCGGCCAGACCTGGAGCGAGCCGTATCCGCTGGAGCCGGCCAACCCCAACTCGTTGCTGGCGGCGGTGGGCACGGCCGATGATGGCTTGCTGGTCGCGCTCAACGATCTGCAGGACGGCCGTTTCAAACTCAGCCTGTATGGCACCGATGCCAACCTGAATGACTGGCGCAGTGTCATCGATCTGGATCAATCGCCCGATCCGCTCGGCCAGCCGTTCGCCCCCGAAGCCTACAAGGCGATTATCGGCGAAGGCTTCAGGGCCTCCAGTGGCGCGCGACGCCTGCCCTTGGAGCAACGCTTTTTGAGCAATCTCGACTACCGCGTGTGCAAGCCGCGCGGCTGTGATTTCGAGTACGAGTACCCGTATTTCAGCCGGGGTCCGGACGGTCTCTATCACCTGGTGTATTCGTGGAATAACACCTTCATCAAACATGTCAGCTTCAACGATGCGTGGCTGGCGGAGCGCCTGTGA
- a CDS encoding cytochrome b/b6 domain-containing protein: MPSASLRLWDPVVRLFHLSIAGVFVANYFFNEAGDDWHVWLGYYAMGWLLVRAVWGFIGPRSARWADFWPTPSRLLGHARSLMAGRPEHRLGHSPIGALVMILMLLALLTLGLSGWAMEEVDALWGADWPLSIHQTAADSLLVLVCIHIAAALFESFQVRDNLPLSMLTGRRRRLPDDSTR; the protein is encoded by the coding sequence ATGCCGAGCGCGTCCCTGCGCCTGTGGGACCCCGTGGTGCGGCTGTTTCATCTGTCGATCGCGGGCGTCTTCGTCGCCAACTACTTCTTCAATGAAGCGGGCGACGACTGGCATGTCTGGCTCGGCTATTACGCCATGGGCTGGCTGTTGGTGCGGGCGGTGTGGGGATTTATCGGGCCGCGCAGTGCGCGTTGGGCGGACTTCTGGCCAACGCCATCGCGTTTGCTCGGCCATGCACGGTCGTTGATGGCCGGGCGACCCGAGCATCGCCTCGGCCACTCGCCCATCGGCGCGCTGGTGATGATCCTGATGTTGCTGGCCTTGCTGACCCTCGGCCTCAGCGGTTGGGCGATGGAGGAGGTCGACGCCTTGTGGGGCGCCGATTGGCCGCTATCGATCCACCAGACCGCTGCGGACAGCCTGCTCGTGCTGGTCTGCATCCACATCGCTGCGGCGCTGTTTGAAAGTTTTCAGGTTCGCGACAACTTGCCGTTGTCGATGCTTACGGGACGCCGTCGCCGCTTGCCGGACGATTCGACGCGCTGA
- a CDS encoding PepSY domain-containing protein: protein MRKLLLLSLIVASPLAVAGPQCTTAERSQWQDQKAFQEQLKAQGYEISKFKVTDGNCYEIYGFDKDKRKVEIYHDPVSGKAVKTEIKG from the coding sequence ATGCGCAAACTGCTGCTGTTGTCTTTGATCGTCGCCAGCCCGCTGGCCGTCGCCGGCCCACAATGCACCACCGCCGAGCGCTCACAATGGCAAGACCAGAAGGCCTTTCAGGAACAACTGAAAGCCCAGGGCTACGAGATCAGCAAGTTCAAGGTCACCGACGGCAACTGCTACGAGATTTACGGGTTCGACAAGGACAAGCGCAAGGTCGAGATTTACCACGACCCGGTCAGCGGTAAAGCGGTCAAGACCGAGATCAAGGGCTGA
- a CDS encoding response regulator, protein MRLLLVEDDRALGQGIRVALSSEGYTLDWLQDGFSALHALRSESFDLLLLDLGLPRLDGLTLLQQLRGEPQDLPVLILTARDGTAERIAGLDAGADDYLIKPFDVDELKARIRALLRRSHGRAQPVLEHAGVCLDPVSQQVTWHGNEVVMTPMEYQLLHQLMARPGKVVTRERLSGALYGWQERVESNTLEVLIHNLRKKLSTELIRTVRGVGYVVAGKP, encoded by the coding sequence ATGCGCCTGCTTCTGGTCGAAGATGATCGTGCCCTCGGACAAGGCATTCGCGTTGCCCTGAGCAGCGAGGGCTACACCCTCGACTGGTTGCAGGACGGCTTCAGTGCCTTGCATGCCTTGCGCAGTGAAAGCTTCGATCTGCTGCTGCTCGACCTTGGCCTGCCACGACTCGACGGCCTGACTTTGCTCCAGCAACTGCGCGGGGAGCCGCAGGACTTGCCGGTGCTGATCCTCACCGCGCGCGATGGCACGGCCGAGCGCATCGCCGGCCTCGACGCCGGTGCCGATGACTACCTGATCAAACCGTTCGATGTCGATGAGTTGAAGGCGCGCATCCGCGCCTTGCTGCGGCGCAGTCACGGCCGCGCGCAACCGGTGCTGGAACATGCCGGCGTGTGCCTGGACCCGGTCAGCCAGCAAGTCACCTGGCACGGCAACGAGGTGGTCATGACCCCGATGGAATATCAGCTGCTGCATCAGTTGATGGCCCGCCCCGGCAAAGTCGTCACCCGCGAGCGCCTGTCCGGGGCGCTGTACGGCTGGCAGGAACGGGTCGAGAGCAACACCCTCGAAGTGCTGATCCACAACCTGCGCAAAAAGCTCTCGACCGAGTTGATCCGCACCGTGCGCGGCGTCGGTTATGTGGTGGCGGGCAAACCATGA
- a CDS encoding ATP-binding protein → MISIRARILVPVLVLVLMGDLLISWLVLRDSHHEIEEVYDAQLAQSARLLQGVLAQRAPGDNDWQRLHQAFDEAMSRVGDGEAAHPYETRLTFQVWRSDGQLLMRSAQAPELKEPPTTLGSHDLMENGRDWCAFLLKDSQQGLLIWVGERDDMRQDLIERIVGHTLWPSVIGVPVLTALIWLTIGWGLHPLRAMAQTIRGRNTDTLKPLNLSPLPHDLEPMQTALNRLLQQIDNLLARERRFIADAAHELRTPLAILRIHAQNAQLANTAQQRDEALEFLVSAVDRATRIASQLLTMARIEPRLANPEKTAVELTALVREELAELAPLAWEKDVELILDSDHHCPVETDPVALAIALQNLVTNALNFAPPGSEVRVQVQPQTSGAVYISVEDAGPGIDEEDYARLFERFYSHGHANGAGLGLAIVQMIVSKIGSTLQLYNLPRGGLCAQLRINEKPA, encoded by the coding sequence ATGATCTCGATACGTGCGCGCATTCTGGTGCCGGTGCTGGTCCTGGTGCTGATGGGCGATCTGCTGATCAGTTGGCTGGTGCTGCGCGACAGTCATCATGAAATCGAAGAGGTCTACGACGCGCAACTGGCGCAAAGCGCACGCCTGCTGCAAGGCGTATTGGCGCAACGCGCACCGGGCGACAACGACTGGCAGCGCCTGCACCAGGCCTTCGATGAAGCCATGAGCCGGGTCGGCGATGGCGAGGCGGCGCATCCCTACGAAACCCGCCTGACCTTTCAGGTCTGGCGCAGCGACGGGCAATTACTGATGCGCTCGGCCCAGGCGCCGGAGCTCAAAGAACCGCCGACCACCCTCGGTTCCCATGACCTGATGGAAAACGGCCGCGACTGGTGCGCCTTTCTCCTCAAGGACTCGCAGCAAGGGCTGTTGATCTGGGTCGGTGAGCGCGATGACATGCGCCAGGATCTGATCGAGCGCATTGTCGGCCACACGCTATGGCCGAGTGTGATCGGCGTGCCGGTGCTGACGGCCCTGATCTGGCTGACCATCGGCTGGGGCCTGCACCCCTTGCGGGCCATGGCGCAGACCATTCGCGGGCGCAACACCGACACCCTCAAACCGCTGAATCTCAGCCCCCTGCCCCACGACCTTGAGCCGATGCAAACCGCGCTCAATCGTCTGTTGCAGCAGATCGACAATCTGCTCGCCCGCGAACGCCGCTTCATCGCCGACGCCGCCCATGAATTGCGCACGCCGCTGGCGATCCTGCGCATTCACGCGCAAAACGCCCAGCTCGCCAATACCGCGCAACAACGCGACGAGGCGCTGGAGTTTCTGGTCAGCGCGGTGGACCGCGCCACCCGGATCGCCAGCCAGTTGCTGACCATGGCGCGCATCGAGCCGCGCCTGGCCAACCCGGAAAAAACAGCGGTGGAGCTCACCGCGCTGGTGCGCGAAGAACTTGCCGAACTGGCGCCGCTGGCATGGGAGAAAGACGTCGAACTGATCCTCGACAGCGACCACCACTGCCCTGTCGAAACCGACCCTGTGGCGCTGGCCATCGCCTTGCAGAACCTGGTCACCAACGCCTTGAACTTCGCCCCGCCCGGCAGCGAAGTGCGCGTGCAGGTGCAGCCACAAACATCCGGCGCGGTGTACATCAGCGTCGAGGATGCCGGCCCCGGTATCGACGAAGAGGATTATGCGCGGTTGTTCGAGCGTTTCTACAGCCACGGTCATGCCAATGGCGCCGGGCTGGGCCTGGCCATTGTGCAGATGATCGTCAGCAAGATCGGCAGTACCCTGCAGCTGTACAACTTGCCGCGTGGCGGTTTGTGCGCACAGTTGCGGATCAACGAGAAGCCGGCGTGA
- the mntP gene encoding manganese efflux pump MntP gives MNPVSLIFLALAMSTDAFAAAIGKGSSLHKPRLTEALRTGLIFGVIEAITPIIGWLIGQAATRWVAEWDHWIAFTLLVILGLHMIYNGLKHEEEEAEKPGSHSFLILAVTAFATSIDALAVGVGLAFVDVNIWLAAAAIGLATMTMVTIGVMLGRVLGAVVGKRAEIVGGVVLMIVGATILYEHLSV, from the coding sequence GTGAATCCTGTTTCCCTCATATTCCTCGCTTTGGCCATGTCCACGGATGCGTTCGCCGCCGCCATCGGCAAAGGCTCCAGCCTGCACAAACCGCGCCTCACCGAAGCCCTGCGCACCGGCCTGATCTTCGGTGTGATCGAAGCCATCACGCCCATCATCGGCTGGCTGATCGGCCAGGCGGCGACCCGCTGGGTTGCCGAATGGGACCACTGGATCGCCTTCACCCTGCTGGTGATTCTCGGCCTGCACATGATCTACAACGGCCTGAAACATGAAGAAGAGGAAGCAGAAAAACCGGGTTCGCACTCCTTTCTGATTCTCGCGGTCACCGCGTTTGCCACCAGCATCGATGCGCTCGCGGTCGGCGTCGGCCTGGCGTTTGTCGACGTGAATATTTGGCTCGCCGCAGCGGCGATCGGCCTGGCGACCATGACCATGGTGACCATTGGCGTGATGCTTGGCCGAGTGCTCGGTGCGGTGGTGGGCAAGCGCGCGGAAATCGTTGGTGGTGTGGTGCTGATGATTGTCGGTGCGACGATTTTGTATGAGCACTTGTCGGTCTGA
- a CDS encoding DUF72 domain-containing protein, translated as MIFIGCAGWNLGREHWPAFAADGTHLQRYATRLNGVEINSSFYRPHRRQTYERWADGVPESFRFSVKMPKHITHELRLASCESALDRFLHECAGLGDRLGCLLVQLPPSLAFEEACADTFFTTLRQRFCGAVVLEPRHQSWVSAEPMLMTHQIAQAAVDPSRISGDISPGGWPETKYWRLHGSPRIYHSAYASEYLQNLAQVLQSAAAAGAATWCIFDNTASGAALGNALALATLTGG; from the coding sequence TTGATTTTCATTGGTTGTGCAGGCTGGAATCTGGGGCGCGAACACTGGCCGGCATTTGCGGCTGATGGCACGCATTTGCAGCGCTACGCCACGCGCCTCAACGGCGTGGAAATCAACAGTTCGTTCTACCGCCCGCATCGTCGGCAAACCTACGAGCGTTGGGCCGATGGTGTACCAGAGAGCTTCCGCTTTTCGGTGAAAATGCCGAAACACATCACCCATGAACTGCGCTTGGCAAGCTGCGAGTCGGCGCTTGACCGGTTTCTGCATGAATGCGCCGGTCTGGGCGACCGTTTGGGCTGCTTGCTCGTGCAATTGCCGCCATCGCTGGCGTTCGAAGAAGCCTGTGCCGACACCTTTTTCACGACATTGCGTCAGCGGTTCTGCGGCGCCGTAGTGCTCGAGCCAAGGCATCAATCGTGGGTCAGCGCCGAGCCGATGCTAATGACTCATCAGATTGCCCAAGCGGCAGTCGATCCTTCGCGCATCAGCGGTGATATTTCGCCCGGTGGCTGGCCGGAAACGAAGTACTGGCGACTGCACGGTTCACCGCGCATTTACCACAGCGCCTACGCTTCGGAGTATCTGCAAAACCTCGCGCAAGTCTTGCAATCAGCGGCCGCAGCAGGCGCCGCGACCTGGTGCATTTTCGACAACACCGCCAGCGGCGCAGCGCTCGGCAATGCCTTGGCGCTGGCAACGCTGACTGGAGGTTGA